One stretch of Bombus pascuorum chromosome 14, iyBomPasc1.1, whole genome shotgun sequence DNA includes these proteins:
- the LOC132914026 gene encoding general transcription factor IIH subunit 3 → MSNEIETSLLIIVLDVNPVQRIIKQETRILTQCLDSTIVFANAHLMQSSNNQLAVIACHSHGAKFLYPCEKPLEIRQIDGQYEKFTMIERTVRQQLQQVINEISMDKPLNGESLISGALTMALCYVARLEREKVASEKIYSRILVITASNDSATQYMNYMNIFFTAQKMGIILDVCSLDQELTLLQQGCDITGGNYLKVPQLNGLLQYLLWIFLPDPNVRSKLVLPPPVKVDYRAACFCHQELIDIGYVCSICLSIFCKFSPICTTCHTVFKIPGPIPMKMKKKKKNVDIVH, encoded by the exons ATGTCAAATG aaatagaaacaagtttattaataattgtattagaCGTAAACCCTGTGcaaagaattataaaacagGAAACAAGGATATTGACTCAATGCTTGGATTCTACCATTGTTTTTGCGAATGCTCATTTAATGCAATCGTCTAATAATCAACTTGCTGTGATAGCATGTCATAGCCATGGAGCAAAATTCTTATATCCATGTGAAAAACCACTAGAAATTAGACAAATTGACGGACAATACGAAAAGTTTACCATGATTGAACGTACCGTAAGGCAACAATTGCAGCAagttatcaatgaaatttccatgGACAAACCATTAAATGGTGAAAGTCTTATATCTGGAGCATTGACTATGGCATTGTGTTATGTTGCAAGGTTAGAAAGGGAGAAAGTTGCtagtgaaaaaatatattcaagaaTCCTTGTGATCACAGCTAGTAACGATTCAGCAACACAATATATGAATTACATGAACATATTCTTCACTGCTCAAAAAATG GGAATAATATTGGATGTATGCAGTTTAGATCAAGAATTGACTTTACTTCAACAAGGCTGTGATATTACTGGTGGAAATTATCTAAAAGTGCCCCAACTTAATGGATTATTACAGTATTTATTg tgGATATTTTTACCAGACCCAAATGTTAGATCAAAGTTAGTACTTCCACCACCTGTGAAAGTAGATTATAGAGCAGCATGCTTTTGTCACCaagaattaattgatattgGCTATGTATGCTCCATATGTTTATCaa tattttgtaaatttagtCCAATATGCACAACCTGCCA CACAGTATTCAAAATACCAGGACCTATtcctatgaaaatgaaaaaaaagaaaaagaatgtaGATATAGTACATTAA
- the LOC132914138 gene encoding sideroflexin-2-like, with protein sequence MNVNERIDIDKPLWDQSTYIGRLKHYAFITDCRMIFVNNQKLREAKQFCDDYKRGNIPPGTRMSDVIRAKQLRDGAFHPETSELIPSFTRLSFQMPTSVILTASMLACQKSTLAIIIIQAVHQIHNAIVNDVYKSKLNGDDKSLLVASLCFLASYIILFLILFCHQRCLPFCAVTTGHIINLPVIRYKEITTGIPIYMKDKTEPFMKSKVAAVKSICECLVSRIAMSIPCFLLIPIITQKLMPYCFSQHRPWILISIQTGLCAIGCIFAIPSALAIFPDRNSMSPILMKLHPSEYEEFKEHVKEHIDKVYYNKGL encoded by the exons ATGAACGTCAACGAAAGAATCGATATTGATAAACCATTATGGGATCAGTCTACGTATATTGGTAGACTGAAACATTACGCTTTCATTACTGATTGCCGTATGATTTTTGTGAACAATCAGAAATTAAGAGAAGCTAAACAATTCTGTGATGATTACAA AAGAGGCAACATACCTCCCGGAACACGAATGTCCGATGTTATTCGTGCAAAGCAACTCAGGGACGGTGCATTTCATCCAGAAACTAGTGAATTAATACCTAGTTTTACCAGATTGTCCTTTCAAATGCCTACTTCAGTTATACTTACGGCGTCTATGTTAGCATGTCAAAA AAGTACCCttgctataataataattcaagcAGTACATCAAATACATAATGCTATTGTAAACGACGTGTACAAAAGTAAGCTAAATGGCGATGATAAAAGT TTGCTTGTTGCTTCTTTATGCTTCTTAGCGTCTTACATTATACTTTTTCTTATACTTTTCTGTCATCAGAGGTGTCTGCCATTTTGTGCAGTGACTACTGGTCACATAATAAATTTGccagttatacgttacaaagAGATCACAACAGGAATTCCAATATACATGAAAGACAAAACAGAACCTTTCATGAAATCAAAAGTAGCAGCTGTGAAGAGTATTTGTGAATGTTTAGTCTCAAGAATAGCTATGTCCATACCATGTTTTCTTCTCATTCCAATCATCACTCAGAAACTTATGCCCTATTGTTTTTCTCAGCATCGACCATGGATcttaatttcaattcaaaCTGGTTTATGTGCTATAGG ctGCATATTTGCAATTCCGTCCGCCCTTGCGATTTTCCCCGATAGAaa CTCTATGAGTCCGATATTGATGAAGTTGCATCCATCCGAATATGAAGAGTTTAAGGAACATGTGAAAGAACATATAGATAAagtgtattataataaaggTCTATAA